One Kitasatospora sp. MAP12-44 DNA segment encodes these proteins:
- a CDS encoding GNAT family N-acetyltransferase, whose amino-acid sequence MTPLADHSDALALRTLSASDWDAWYRCVEIAFGGESESDERRALWRGLTEFERSLGVWDGATPVGAAAAYSFRMAVPGGAVLATAGVANVGVLPTHRRRGVLTALMRHQLDEFHERGETLAVLTASEPAIYGRYGYGLATWKMGVEIDRTRVRVRQGADEGIRLRLADPAEASAACERLYADQVAKRPGMLVRLPGWERLPLLDSPAERRGASALLCVLAEERDDGELLGYARYSAKGEWLHGGPAGAVRVRDITAANPRAYAALWGFLLDLDLTDTVSADNLPVDDPLLHLVSDPRRLRPKLSDALFLRLVDVGDALCSRDYQAPLDVVLEVTDDFCPWNTGRWRLHSAGPGKGANCEPTTDRAELALSARELGSAYLGGRSLSALAGAGLVQELRDGALAEASRAFGWDVAPWLPHGF is encoded by the coding sequence ATGACGCCACTTGCCGATCATTCCGACGCCCTGGCCCTGCGCACCCTGTCCGCGTCCGACTGGGACGCCTGGTACCGCTGTGTGGAGATCGCCTTCGGCGGTGAGTCGGAGTCGGACGAGCGGCGGGCGCTGTGGCGGGGACTGACCGAGTTCGAGCGGTCACTGGGCGTCTGGGACGGCGCCACCCCGGTCGGCGCGGCGGCCGCCTACTCGTTCCGGATGGCGGTGCCCGGCGGCGCCGTGCTGGCCACCGCCGGCGTGGCCAACGTCGGTGTGCTGCCCACCCACCGGCGGCGCGGAGTGCTCACCGCGCTGATGCGCCACCAGCTGGACGAGTTCCACGAGCGCGGCGAGACGCTGGCGGTGCTGACCGCCTCCGAGCCCGCCATCTACGGGCGGTACGGCTACGGACTGGCCACCTGGAAGATGGGGGTGGAGATCGACCGCACCCGGGTGCGGGTGCGCCAGGGCGCCGACGAGGGCATCCGGCTGCGACTGGCCGACCCGGCCGAGGCCTCGGCGGCCTGCGAGCGGCTGTACGCGGACCAGGTGGCCAAGCGTCCGGGCATGCTGGTCCGGCTGCCCGGCTGGGAACGGCTGCCGCTGCTGGACTCCCCCGCCGAGCGCCGGGGCGCCTCCGCGCTGCTGTGCGTGCTGGCCGAGGAGCGGGACGACGGCGAACTGCTCGGCTACGCCCGGTACAGCGCCAAGGGCGAGTGGCTGCACGGCGGTCCGGCCGGCGCGGTGCGGGTGCGCGACATCACGGCGGCCAACCCGCGGGCGTACGCGGCACTCTGGGGCTTCCTGCTGGACCTGGACCTCACCGACACCGTCAGCGCCGACAACCTGCCGGTGGACGACCCGCTGCTGCACCTGGTCTCCGACCCGCGCCGACTGCGGCCCAAGCTGTCGGACGCGCTCTTCCTGCGACTGGTCGACGTCGGCGACGCGCTCTGCTCACGCGACTACCAGGCCCCGCTGGACGTGGTGCTGGAGGTGACGGACGACTTCTGCCCGTGGAACACCGGCCGCTGGCGGCTGCACAGCGCGGGGCCGGGCAAGGGGGCGAACTGCGAGCCGACCACGGACCGGGCCGAGCTGGCGCTGTCCGCACGCGAGTTGGGCTCGGCCTACCTCGGCGGCCGGTCGCTGTCGGCGCTGGCCGGGGCCGGCCTGGTACAGGAGCTGCGCGACGGCGCGCTGGCCGAGGCCTCGCGGGCCTTCGGCTGGGACGTCGCGCCCTGGCTGCCGCACGGATTCTGA
- a CDS encoding ribose-5-phosphate isomerase, which translates to MRVYLGSDHAGYELKNHLVEWLTKAGHEPIDCGPHIYDAEDDYPPFCLRAAERTAADPEALGIVIGGSGNGEQIAANKVKGVRAALAWSEQTAALGREHNNANVISVGGRMHTQEEATKFVEIFLATPYSGEPRHTRRIEMLSQYEITGELPAIPAHHPQG; encoded by the coding sequence ATGCGCGTGTACCTGGGTTCCGACCATGCCGGATATGAACTGAAGAACCACCTCGTGGAGTGGCTCACGAAGGCCGGCCACGAGCCGATCGACTGCGGCCCGCACATCTACGACGCCGAGGACGACTACCCGCCGTTCTGCCTGCGCGCCGCCGAGCGCACCGCCGCCGACCCCGAGGCGCTGGGCATCGTGATCGGCGGCTCGGGCAACGGCGAGCAGATCGCCGCGAACAAGGTCAAGGGCGTTCGCGCCGCGCTGGCCTGGAGCGAGCAGACCGCCGCGCTCGGCCGCGAGCACAACAACGCCAACGTGATCAGCGTCGGCGGCCGGATGCACACCCAGGAGGAGGCGACGAAGTTCGTCGAGATCTTCCTGGCCACCCCGTACAGCGGCGAGCCGCGGCACACCCGCCGGATCGAGATGCTGTCGCAGTACGAGATCACCGGCGAGCTCCCCGCGATCCCGGCCCACCACCCGCAGGGCTGA
- a CDS encoding biotin transporter BioY, whose amino-acid sequence MAIAAPIPSRTVLADLLPAASGRFAAQARELALVAGGAALTGLAAQLSVNVPGSPVPVTGQTFAALLVGTALGARRGAAALTLYLLAGMAGLPWFAAGSSGWAAPSLGYVLGFVLAGSLTGLLARRGADRSPLRTAVAMVLGNLAIYAVGVPYLAAALHVPLARAAQLGLYPYLVGDGLKVLLATGALPLAWRLVGRRA is encoded by the coding sequence ATGGCCATCGCCGCGCCGATACCGTCCCGCACCGTCCTGGCCGATCTGCTGCCCGCCGCCTCCGGCCGGTTCGCGGCCCAGGCCCGCGAGTTGGCCCTGGTGGCCGGCGGCGCCGCACTGACCGGCCTGGCCGCCCAGCTCTCGGTGAACGTGCCCGGCTCGCCCGTCCCGGTCACCGGCCAGACCTTCGCCGCCCTGCTGGTCGGCACGGCGCTGGGCGCCCGGCGCGGCGCGGCCGCGCTGACCCTCTACCTGCTGGCCGGGATGGCCGGACTGCCCTGGTTCGCGGCCGGCAGCTCCGGCTGGGCGGCGCCGAGCCTGGGCTATGTGCTGGGCTTTGTGCTGGCCGGCAGCCTGACCGGCCTGCTGGCCCGGCGCGGTGCGGACCGCAGCCCGCTGCGGACCGCCGTCGCGATGGTGCTCGGCAACCTGGCGATCTACGCGGTCGGCGTCCCGTACCTGGCCGCCGCGCTGCACGTGCCGCTGGCCCGGGCCGCCCAACTCGGGCTCTACCCCTACCTGGTCGGCGACGGCCTCAAGGTGCTGCTGGCGACCGGGGCGCTGCCGCTGGCCTGGCGGCTGGTCGGCCGCCGCGCCTGA
- a CDS encoding amino acid permease, with product MAPTSAPPAPSAPTLAPTGTEEPQLTHGLKPRHLSMIALGGVIGAGLFVGSGAGIAAAGPAIILAFTLSGLLVMLIMRMLGEMSAARPASGSFSVHAEKEIGPWAGVTAGWMYWVMLCCGVAAEATAAGGIMNSWLPGVPGWAWVAVFMAFFCASNLTSVKNFGEFEFWFAAIKITAIVAFLVLGVLGVCGVLGSGGAPGARNLTGHGGFLPNGTSGLITGLLASVFAYGGLETVTIAAAESADPRRNVANAVRTAVWRIAVFYIGSMALIVTLVPWNDPAVVKEGPYVTVLRLLQVPGAATVMQAVVLIALLSAMNANIYGASRMAFSLVGRGQGPKALARVGGGVPRLAVLASCAFGFGAVLAGYWWPDTVFSWLMNTTGVAVLVVWVFIALSQLRMRRRLEREAPELLTVRMWCFPYLTWVALAGVVGILALMTTTAGDRAQLYAAGVLVALLSAAGYAKQRRDARRK from the coding sequence ATGGCCCCCACCTCCGCCCCGCCGGCGCCCAGCGCGCCGACGCTCGCTCCGACCGGGACCGAAGAACCGCAGCTCACCCACGGTCTCAAGCCGCGCCATCTGTCGATGATCGCGCTCGGCGGGGTCATCGGCGCCGGCCTCTTCGTCGGCTCCGGGGCCGGCATCGCCGCCGCCGGACCGGCGATCATCCTGGCGTTCACGCTCTCCGGGCTGCTGGTCATGCTGATCATGCGGATGCTCGGCGAGATGTCGGCCGCCCGGCCGGCCTCCGGCTCCTTCTCGGTGCACGCGGAGAAGGAGATCGGTCCGTGGGCCGGGGTGACGGCCGGCTGGATGTACTGGGTGATGCTCTGCTGCGGCGTGGCCGCCGAGGCGACTGCGGCCGGCGGCATCATGAACTCCTGGCTGCCGGGTGTGCCTGGCTGGGCCTGGGTCGCCGTGTTCATGGCCTTCTTCTGCGCCAGCAACCTGACCTCGGTGAAGAACTTCGGCGAGTTCGAGTTCTGGTTCGCCGCCATCAAGATCACCGCGATCGTGGCCTTCCTGGTCCTCGGCGTGCTGGGCGTCTGCGGCGTGCTGGGCTCGGGCGGCGCGCCCGGCGCCCGCAACCTCACCGGCCACGGCGGCTTCCTGCCGAACGGCACCAGCGGACTGATCACCGGCCTGCTCGCCTCGGTCTTCGCCTACGGCGGCCTGGAGACGGTCACCATCGCCGCCGCCGAGTCCGCCGACCCGCGGCGCAACGTCGCCAACGCGGTGCGCACGGCGGTCTGGCGGATCGCCGTCTTCTACATCGGCTCGATGGCCCTGATCGTCACGCTGGTGCCGTGGAACGACCCGGCCGTGGTCAAGGAGGGCCCGTACGTCACCGTGCTGCGCTTGCTGCAGGTGCCGGGGGCGGCCACGGTGATGCAGGCGGTGGTGCTGATCGCTCTGCTGTCGGCGATGAACGCCAATATCTACGGCGCCTCCCGGATGGCCTTCTCGCTGGTCGGCCGCGGCCAGGGGCCCAAGGCGCTGGCACGGGTCGGCGGCGGGGTGCCGCGCCTTGCGGTGCTGGCCTCCTGCGCGTTCGGCTTCGGCGCGGTGCTGGCCGGCTACTGGTGGCCGGACACCGTCTTCAGCTGGCTGATGAACACCACCGGCGTCGCCGTCCTGGTGGTCTGGGTCTTCATCGCGCTCTCCCAGCTGCGGATGCGCCGCCGCCTGGAGCGCGAGGCGCCCGAGCTGCTGACCGTGCGGATGTGGTGCTTCCCCTATCTGACCTGGGTCGCGCTGGCCGGGGTGGTCGGGATCCTGGCGCTGATGACCACCACCGCCGGCGACCGGGCGCAGCTCTACGCGGCCGGCGTCCTGGTGGCGCTGCTGAGCGCGGCCGGCTATGCCAAGCAGCGCCGGGACGCCCGTCGAAAGTAA
- the pepN gene encoding aminopeptidase N, with amino-acid sequence MPGKNLSRDEAQQRAGILSVDGYEVHLDVTSAPDASAATFRSTTTIRFRATETGGSTFVDLLASGVRSITLNGQPIDPATAFDGARVAIKGLAAVNELVVDADCAYSRTGEGLHRFTDPADGETYLYTHYEPAEARRVFANFEQPDLKAPYVFTVTAPAAWDVYANSAERAVEEQDGARVWHFLETQPISTYLTAVVAGPYHVERDHWSRELPDGTRLEIPLAATCRKSLAPHFDAAEIFAVTKQGLDFFHDEFDYPYPFGKYDQCFVPEYNIGAMENPGCVTFREEYVFRSRVTEAAYEGRANVILHEMAHMWFGDLVTMRWWDDLWLKESFADFMGAFSQQAATGFQSAWVTFANQRKAWAYKQDQYPTTHPITADIRDVEDAKLNFDGITYAKGAAVLKQLVAYAGRDAFFEGARQYFKRHAFGNTVLGDLLEVLAVTSGRGEQAMADWSAAWLQTAGVNSLTPQLTVDSEGRITELAILQDAAAEHPTLRTHRIAVGLYDHGDDGSLLRTARVELDVTGARTVVEELTGRPRPALILVNDDDLTYCKIRFDPDSLATVRSSLGEISEPLARALAWSACWNLTRDGLMPARDYVALVLRFAGTESEIGVLQSLHQQALGAVQLYADPAWRAEGERLLAEGALRELRLATPGSDHQLAWARFLAHTAGTDEQLQLIEGLLAGHAKIDGLEIDQDLRWSFWLALSAEGRATVQQIDAELKRDNTAGGNQQAVQALAARPTAEAKAAAWSAVVDSDALPNALVSAQTAGFAQAGQRELTAPYTPRYFALLEQIWAERSIEIAMRFVSGFFPGLHTDQATLDATDAWLTGHPDAAPALRRLILERRDDLARALRAQAADRA; translated from the coding sequence GTGCCGGGGAAGAACCTCAGCCGGGACGAAGCACAGCAGCGCGCCGGGATCCTGAGCGTGGACGGCTACGAGGTACACCTCGACGTCACCAGCGCGCCCGACGCCTCCGCCGCGACCTTCCGCTCCACCACCACCATCCGCTTCCGGGCCACCGAGACGGGCGGCTCCACCTTCGTGGACCTGCTCGCCTCGGGTGTCCGATCCATCACGCTGAACGGGCAGCCGATCGATCCGGCCACCGCCTTCGACGGCGCCCGGGTCGCGATCAAGGGCCTGGCGGCCGTCAACGAGCTGGTGGTGGACGCCGACTGCGCGTACAGCCGCACCGGAGAGGGCCTGCACCGGTTCACCGACCCGGCCGACGGCGAGACGTACCTCTACACGCACTACGAGCCGGCCGAGGCCCGCCGGGTGTTCGCCAACTTCGAGCAGCCCGACCTCAAGGCGCCGTACGTCTTCACCGTGACGGCGCCGGCCGCCTGGGATGTCTACGCCAACTCGGCCGAGCGGGCCGTCGAGGAGCAGGACGGCGCCAGGGTCTGGCACTTCCTGGAGACCCAGCCGATCTCCACCTACCTGACCGCCGTGGTGGCCGGTCCGTACCACGTGGAGCGCGACCACTGGAGCCGTGAACTCCCGGACGGCACCCGGCTGGAGATCCCGCTGGCGGCCACCTGCCGCAAGTCGCTGGCCCCGCACTTCGACGCGGCGGAGATCTTCGCCGTCACCAAGCAGGGCCTGGACTTCTTCCACGACGAGTTCGACTACCCGTACCCGTTCGGCAAGTACGACCAGTGCTTCGTGCCCGAGTACAACATCGGCGCGATGGAGAACCCGGGCTGTGTGACCTTCCGCGAGGAGTACGTCTTCCGCTCCCGGGTCACCGAGGCCGCCTACGAGGGCCGGGCCAACGTCATCCTGCACGAGATGGCGCACATGTGGTTCGGCGACCTGGTCACCATGCGCTGGTGGGACGACCTGTGGCTGAAGGAGTCCTTCGCGGACTTCATGGGCGCCTTCTCCCAGCAGGCCGCCACCGGGTTCCAGTCGGCCTGGGTGACCTTCGCCAACCAGCGCAAGGCCTGGGCCTACAAGCAGGACCAGTACCCGACCACGCACCCGATCACCGCCGACATCCGCGACGTCGAGGACGCCAAGCTCAACTTCGACGGCATCACCTACGCCAAGGGCGCGGCGGTGCTCAAGCAGCTGGTCGCCTACGCCGGACGGGACGCCTTCTTCGAGGGCGCCCGGCAGTACTTCAAGCGGCACGCCTTCGGGAACACCGTGCTCGGCGACCTGCTGGAGGTGCTCGCGGTGACCTCCGGTCGCGGCGAGCAGGCGATGGCCGACTGGTCGGCGGCCTGGCTGCAGACCGCCGGGGTCAACTCGCTCACCCCGCAGCTGACCGTGGACAGCGAGGGCCGGATCACCGAACTCGCCATCCTGCAGGACGCGGCGGCCGAGCACCCGACGCTGCGTACGCACCGGATCGCGGTCGGCCTCTACGACCACGGGGACGACGGTTCGCTGCTGCGCACCGCCCGGGTCGAGCTGGACGTGACCGGCGCGCGCACCGTCGTCGAGGAGCTGACCGGCCGCCCGCGTCCGGCCCTGATCCTGGTCAACGACGACGACCTGACCTACTGCAAGATCCGCTTCGACCCCGACTCCCTTGCCACCGTGCGCAGTTCGCTGGGCGAGATCAGCGAGCCGCTGGCCCGGGCGCTGGCCTGGTCGGCCTGCTGGAACCTCACCCGGGACGGGCTGATGCCGGCCCGCGACTACGTGGCCCTGGTGCTGCGCTTCGCCGGCACCGAGTCCGAGATCGGCGTGCTGCAGAGCCTGCACCAGCAGGCGCTGGGCGCCGTGCAGTTGTACGCCGACCCGGCCTGGCGAGCGGAGGGCGAGCGGCTGCTGGCCGAGGGCGCGCTGCGCGAGCTGCGACTCGCCACTCCCGGCAGCGACCACCAGCTCGCCTGGGCCCGCTTCCTGGCCCACACCGCCGGTACCGACGAGCAGCTCCAGCTGATCGAGGGCCTGCTGGCCGGGCACGCCAAGATCGACGGCCTGGAGATCGACCAGGACCTGCGCTGGTCGTTCTGGCTCGCGCTCTCCGCCGAGGGTCGCGCCACCGTCCAGCAGATCGACGCCGAGCTGAAGCGGGACAACACCGCGGGCGGCAACCAGCAGGCCGTCCAGGCGCTGGCCGCCCGGCCCACCGCCGAGGCCAAGGCGGCCGCCTGGTCGGCGGTGGTCGACTCCGACGCGCTGCCCAACGCGCTGGTCAGCGCGCAGACGGCGGGCTTCGCCCAGGCCGGTCAGCGCGAGCTCACCGCGCCGTACACGCCGCGCTACTTCGCGCTGCTGGAGCAGATCTGGGCGGAGCGCAGCATCGAGATCGCGATGCGCTTCGTCAGCGGCTTCTTCCCGGGGCTGCACACCGACCAGGCGACGCTGGACGCCACCGACGCCTGGCTGACCGGCCACCCCGACGCGGCGCCCGCGCTGCGCCGGCTGATCCTGGAGCGCCGCGACGACCTGGCCCGCGCCCTGCGGGCCCAGGCCGCCGACCGCGCCTGA
- a CDS encoding carbohydrate ABC transporter permease, whose protein sequence is MSTKLDKKSTVPEQRSPSSAARRPAKEQRFADGGGVINVFSHGFLAIWAIMIILPLAWVVLGSFKNNAEIGGSAWSWPSHWGFSAFGRAWEKGGIGGYFTNTLIVLAGSLTLTMLLGAMAAYVLARYEFRGNRVIFYMFVAGAMFPVYLALVPLFFMVKNLGQISPLLGLNSYVGLILVYVAYSLPFTVFFLHSFFRTLPTAVHEAAMMDGCSHARAFFQVMLPMAKSGLISVGIFNVLGQWNQYLLPVTLMQQQGSGDPDRSMLAQGLVNLASTSGYASDFPGLFAGMTIAMLPVLVVYLSFQKQVQSGLTSATLK, encoded by the coding sequence ATGAGTACCAAGCTTGACAAGAAGAGCACCGTCCCGGAGCAGCGCTCGCCGAGCAGCGCGGCGCGACGGCCGGCCAAGGAGCAGCGCTTCGCCGACGGCGGCGGCGTCATCAACGTGTTCTCGCACGGCTTCCTCGCCATCTGGGCGATCATGATCATCCTGCCGCTCGCCTGGGTGGTGCTGGGCTCGTTCAAGAACAACGCCGAGATCGGCGGCAGCGCCTGGTCCTGGCCCTCGCACTGGGGCTTCAGCGCGTTCGGCCGGGCCTGGGAGAAGGGCGGCATCGGCGGCTACTTCACCAACACGCTGATCGTGCTGGCCGGTTCGCTGACCCTGACGATGCTGCTCGGCGCGATGGCGGCCTATGTGCTGGCCCGCTATGAGTTCCGCGGCAACCGGGTGATCTTCTACATGTTCGTCGCGGGTGCGATGTTCCCGGTGTACCTCGCGCTGGTCCCGCTCTTCTTCATGGTGAAGAACCTCGGTCAGATCTCCCCGCTGCTCGGGTTGAACAGCTATGTGGGCCTGATCCTGGTGTACGTCGCGTACTCGCTGCCGTTCACCGTCTTCTTCCTGCACTCGTTCTTCCGCACGCTGCCCACCGCGGTGCACGAGGCGGCGATGATGGACGGCTGCTCGCACGCCCGGGCGTTCTTCCAGGTGATGCTGCCGATGGCGAAGTCCGGCCTGATCAGCGTCGGCATCTTCAATGTGCTGGGGCAGTGGAACCAGTACCTGCTGCCGGTCACCCTGATGCAGCAGCAGGGCTCCGGCGACCCGGACCGCTCGATGCTGGCCCAGGGCCTGGTCAACCTGGCCTCCACCTCGGGCTACGCGAGCGACTTCCCCGGCCTCTTCGCGGGCATGACGATCGCGATGCTGCCGGTGCTGGTGGTCTACCTCTCGTTCCAGAAGCAGGTGCAGTCCGGCTTGACCTCGGCCACCCTCAAGTAG
- a CDS encoding sugar ABC transporter permease, whose protein sequence is MRHRKYPFIVGFLFLPVLLYTVLVIWPYIQTFGYSLTDWSGVSPTMNFVGFKNYTALLHDDVFMTALGHNLLLIILLPLVTIVLALFFAFMLNVGGRGGTGGIQGVRGAGFYKVVFFFPQVLSVAILAVLFEAVYRTDGGGLLNGILIKLGLENAQQPILWLSDPDLVFWCILAVLIWSGVGFYLVMFSAAMQSIPKDIYEAALLDGSGRSQTFFKITIPLLWDTIQTAWVYLAIAAMDAFALVSTMTPPAGIYGGGPNHRSEVLATYLMRNFLPFGKAGYACAMGVVIFFITLILSVVSLRVTRRERIEY, encoded by the coding sequence ATGCGTCATCGTAAGTACCCATTCATCGTGGGCTTTCTCTTCCTCCCGGTGCTGCTCTACACAGTGCTGGTGATCTGGCCCTACATCCAGACCTTCGGCTACTCGCTGACGGACTGGTCGGGCGTCTCACCGACGATGAACTTCGTCGGCTTCAAGAACTACACCGCGCTGCTGCACGACGACGTCTTCATGACGGCGCTGGGCCACAACCTGCTGCTCATCATCCTGCTGCCGCTGGTCACCATCGTGCTGGCGCTGTTCTTCGCCTTCATGCTCAACGTCGGCGGACGCGGCGGGACCGGCGGCATCCAGGGGGTGCGCGGGGCCGGCTTCTACAAGGTGGTCTTCTTCTTCCCGCAGGTGCTGTCCGTGGCGATCCTGGCGGTGCTGTTCGAGGCGGTCTACCGCACCGACGGCGGCGGCCTGCTCAACGGCATCCTGATCAAACTGGGCCTGGAGAACGCGCAGCAGCCGATCCTCTGGCTCTCCGACCCCGACCTGGTCTTCTGGTGCATCCTCGCGGTGCTGATCTGGTCCGGCGTCGGCTTCTACCTGGTGATGTTCTCGGCCGCGATGCAGTCGATTCCCAAGGACATCTACGAGGCAGCGCTGCTGGACGGCTCGGGCCGTTCGCAGACCTTCTTCAAGATCACCATTCCGCTGCTCTGGGACACCATCCAGACCGCGTGGGTGTATCTGGCGATCGCCGCGATGGACGCCTTCGCGCTCGTCTCCACGATGACCCCGCCCGCGGGCATCTACGGCGGCGGCCCCAACCACCGCAGTGAGGTGCTGGCCACCTACCTGATGCGCAACTTCCTGCCGTTCGGCAAGGCCGGCTACGCCTGTGCCATGGGTGTTGTGATCTTCTTCATCACCCTCATCCTGTCCGTCGTCTCGCTGCGGGTCACCCGGCGCGAGCGGATCGAGTACTGA
- the ngcE gene encoding N-acetylglucosamine/diacetylchitobiose ABC transporter substrate-binding protein, with amino-acid sequence MGSAIEYNRRDIFKRAAAITVLAAGGGSLLAACAGGTGSSSGGGSASPGGGSASNPFGVKASDPLDVVIFKGGYGDDYAKAFEAIYTKDYPGAKISHLGTTDIAGKLQPRFNAGSPPDVVDNSGASQLKLDVLAKNGQLTELTPLLDAPYLDDPTKKVRDVLLPGTLDAGTIDGKVWSLNYVYTVFGLWYSNKLFQEKGWTPPKTWDDFMTLSATIKASGIAPFAHQGKYPYYANYTLMDLIAKQGGMDLFKRLDACDPTAYDDPAVKAGVSAFYEIMDKDYLLPGTNGMTHTESQTAWCQGKAAFIPCGSWLENEMIKITPADFDMAFLPVPSLAGDKMPPNTLRAGAGEPFIVPKQAKNNAGGLEFLRIMLTKGASGQFASAANSLTVLKDGVGADVVLKPGTKSSSAALTAAGTNTFYYTYPDIQTEFDTALQAATADLCAKRIGPDQWIAQAKAAAAKVKPA; translated from the coding sequence ATGGGCTCTGCAATCGAGTACAACCGCCGCGACATCTTCAAGCGCGCGGCCGCGATCACCGTCCTGGCGGCCGGCGGCGGTTCGCTGCTCGCGGCCTGCGCCGGCGGCACCGGCAGCAGCAGCGGCGGCGGGAGCGCGAGCCCGGGCGGCGGCAGCGCGAGCAACCCCTTCGGCGTCAAGGCGAGCGACCCGCTCGACGTGGTGATCTTCAAGGGCGGCTACGGCGACGACTACGCCAAGGCCTTCGAGGCGATCTACACCAAGGACTACCCCGGGGCCAAGATCAGCCACCTGGGCACCACCGACATCGCCGGCAAGCTCCAGCCGCGCTTCAACGCCGGCAGCCCGCCCGATGTCGTCGACAACTCCGGTGCCTCGCAGCTCAAGCTGGACGTGCTGGCGAAGAACGGCCAGCTCACCGAGCTGACCCCGCTGCTGGACGCGCCCTACCTGGACGACCCGACCAAGAAGGTCCGCGACGTCCTGCTCCCGGGCACCCTGGACGCCGGCACCATCGACGGCAAGGTCTGGTCGCTCAACTACGTCTACACCGTCTTCGGTCTCTGGTACTCCAACAAGCTCTTCCAGGAGAAGGGTTGGACGCCGCCCAAGACCTGGGACGACTTCATGACCCTGAGCGCCACGATCAAGGCGTCGGGCATCGCCCCCTTCGCGCACCAGGGCAAGTACCCGTACTACGCCAACTACACGCTGATGGACCTGATCGCCAAGCAGGGCGGGATGGACCTGTTCAAGCGCCTGGACGCGTGCGACCCGACGGCGTACGACGACCCGGCGGTCAAGGCGGGCGTCTCGGCCTTCTACGAGATCATGGACAAGGACTACCTGCTCCCCGGCACCAACGGCATGACGCACACCGAGTCGCAGACCGCCTGGTGCCAGGGCAAGGCCGCCTTCATCCCGTGCGGCTCCTGGCTCGAGAACGAGATGATCAAGATCACGCCGGCCGACTTCGACATGGCCTTCCTGCCGGTCCCGTCGCTGGCGGGCGACAAGATGCCGCCGAACACGCTGCGGGCCGGCGCGGGCGAGCCGTTCATCGTCCCCAAGCAGGCCAAGAACAACGCCGGCGGCCTGGAGTTCCTGCGGATCATGCTCACCAAGGGCGCCTCCGGCCAGTTCGCCTCGGCGGCCAACTCGCTGACCGTCCTCAAGGACGGCGTGGGCGCCGACGTGGTGCTCAAGCCGGGCACCAAGTCCTCCTCGGCGGCGCTGACCGCCGCGGGCACCAACACCTTCTACTACACCTACCCGGACATCCAGACCGAGTTCGACACCGCGCTGCAGGCGGCCACCGCCGACCTCTGCGCCAAGCGGATCGGCCCGGACCAGTGGATCGCCCAGGCCAAGGCGGCGGCCGCCAAGGTCAAGCCCGCCTGA